The genomic segment tgttgcatTCTAAGATCTCTTGTTCGACATGAGTCAAACCATCTTTCTTTTGGTCGACgttattatataaaagatagaGCTATTAGTAAATTATCAACATTGTTggttaattaataattttaggaTTAGTACGATTTCCTTGTAACTTTTTGAAACTGGGTAGAGGTAATGCAGTAATTTATGTTGCTGCATCCAAATAGATCAAGGGCCagtaaaagtattaaatatagGTATTGATAACATAATTTAATACTTAAGTATGATTTTCGTAAGcatttataattcaatttttttaaacaactccaacaactgttacattaaaatattctaacaaaaaatatatttatttcttttggatCAGTAGACTATCCACAATAGTAATTCgattctttgttttcttctcttatgttttgtatattaatattttctcatatgtttatatattaatattttcgaTAGAGTATGAATATTAAgatattaaatacaataataaatgtaatcaaTTACCTTACTCGAatcttgtatttataaaaattataatgaatttttatttatcaattatctAATTACGACATAATCATTCCTTAATTACAATTATAAGGATGATTTGCATTAATATATGTAGACATACTTAACTATACTAGCTATATATCTGATCAGTCATTCTATTGATTACTCAACCTTTTTAGAATTTGTTAGGAAGACACCATCAGTTTTCTTCACTATCCTAAGTGTTCAAATGGATTGGGTTGGACTCTCGAAGCTATAGTTGACCGAACCGATTAGTGTTACTCTAGTCGGGTGCCTACTATAGACAGACCCCCTAAGCTAGAGTGGTGAAAGAGTCATTGTTGCTACTTGAAAGTAATATGATAGTATCGTTCAATATTGATGTCTGATCggtaaatttgaaaaagtgACTATTATAGCTTAAGGAGTTGTGATGCCTCATAGCGCGCTCCATCAGTTATGACATTGGATGCAAAATGTCATATCTCGTCAATCATTAGATGTGTCTTGATCTAATGGTTCTAGAAAACATGTTTGTTCGCCTTTGTTTCCTATAAATAGGCTTGACGTTGGCCTATCATTTTTACCTTTCTTCTCACGAAGCTTTGCACACATCAATTGACTTCTACTTTTAAGGTAATAAGGTCTCTATTTAACACTTCTTCTTCATATTCGTGTTACTTCGATTAAATACTTGTTATACAACTTACCTTAAACATTTTACAATAAACAAGataacatttttgttatttgaaaaCCTCTATATTACTACGAAGGTAATGACACTGCTCACATCACCTaacaaacaaaagaataaaattagaatGTCTAAGAGATGAGAAGAATAAGTTTTTATGTTTGAAGTGCTTCAATTGTAGAAAACGGATGAAACTTCCATCAATTTGATAAGAGAGGTAGCAAACcttatatacaaaaataatataatcaaattaagaGAAGATTATGATAAACATTCTTAGAACTAAtcttatataaaagaaaaattctcgAAAGTATCCATATGAACCTTTACTTCTTTGATGTTATAATATAGTAgtaattttaatagttttaaaacCTATAGATAAATTCTTGGATAAGTACAATCCTGCATTTCATTcatagaaattttatatttagtaaaggtaacaaatgataatatttcaccaaaataaatatatatatatatatatatggtaaaGTTAGAagctaaaacaaaaattataaaattcaaaaggCCTTATTCTGATGGGATAAGAATACTTGGtgtgttttatttataagtCTTAATTCTGTAGCTTTCTCTTAGAACTTAATgtatgtattaaattaaatatcacataaatgtaaaatataaatataatatattttgagcATCATCAAGTGAGGATAACTCTGTGTGGAAGAAAATGAGACTGAAGATCAAAAGTTCACGAGTCTAATATATGATAACTGCATTTTGTTTTTACTAATATAATCTCAATTCtgataaaatttttttttctctaattaatTTTCTCGATCCTAATAATTtgtctatatttttatattattataaataccaataaatattatattattatttattattattatttataaggATCAGTTCTTTGTCTCTTAGTTGGAACTTTTAAGTTTACGGTGGATAAATTTACCATGCTTCGTTCCTAACACCAAGCGGGGATAGCTCAGTTGGGAGAGCGTCAGACTGAAGATCTGAAGGTCACGTGTTCGATCCACGTTCACCGCATctgtttaagaaaataaatgttactTACAaccttttttaataaagtagtATACGAATAAAATGTTCTAAAATGTAAAGTAATAGAATAGTAACATAAAACGAAAACTAGCGTAacagaataatatattttttgaaatattaaagtactaaaataaaattattaaaaataaaccttttttaACGATGTAATGCTTTTCTAACTTctgaaaatttaagaaaattaattaaaaaaaacatttcgttatgtaatatttgaaaagtaaaatttcaaaaacGAATTCAATTTTAGATCAACTAAGactaaaaaatgatattaaaatacaaatattagaaaattatttagaaaaagaaaacatttatcTCAATTTAAATTGCACCGGTAAAAAATCAAATGCGGTGAACGTGGATCGAACACGTGACCTTCAGATCTTCAGTCTGACGCTCTCCCAACTGAGCTATCCCCGCTTGatacacaaattttaaaataaaacattattaaatacAGATTATATGACGTGTAATCTGCGTCTATATCTGAAACGTGAACGTTTTGTCCTTGCTGATACGTGTTTAGGATTATTGAAAGAAAGGGTTCGCACCGTTCTTTCTCTCGTTCTCTCTCCAGTTGCTTCAGCTCCACAACAACCTAACAATGGGAGGAAGTTCAAGTTTCAGGGATGAGTATACCTTCGGTGCGTTCAATTCTCCCTTCATTCTCTCCAAACTCCTCTTATCTCTGTTACGATTCAATCAAATCTGTTATTGTTAGTATTACTATTGTCAAGCGTTGACTTGTTGAAACCAATTTTATTCCATTTCTGCGCAGAACAAAGGCTTGAACAATCGCGAGAAATTGTGGCCAAATACCCCGATCGAGTCCCCGTAAGCCCCTTCTCCGTTCTAATCacaattaacaaataatttttaatgattcAATATTTGTTTTAGCAATATTTAATCTGCGTTTGTGGATGGATCCTCATTCCTCCGTTCATCATTGCACTCTACTGTTTGTAACGAACGATTCACTCgccaaatatttatataagcaGACGGTAACGGCGAACATGTTTTCCGTTGCCCTAAATTGCTCACTTTATTAATCGGTTGTTATTTTTCTTCTGCAGGTGATTGTGGAAAGATATGCCAAATGCGATCTGCCTGAGTTGGAGAAGAAAAAGTAAGATCAGCGGCTAGCATGATTGAAATCATCATAAGAGATAGCAACTACAGccatatataaattgaattaggAACATATGTGATTacatttataaatgaattataatatataatagcTATAAGTGAATTGAAATCATGATTATGGTTTTTAATGTTTCTGATAGATACCTCGTTCCTCGAGACTTGTCTGTTGGgcatttcattcatattttgaGCTCCAGACTTAGTCTGCCCCCGGGGAAAGCGCTCTTTGTTTTTGTGAAGAATACCTTGCCGCAAACTGGTAAGCTTGCCCTGTGAGCTCAATGGTTTCTTACTTATTCAACTTTTGTCACTGGGGGCTCTTAAATTTCTTGTGTTTGTGATTATTGCAGCTAGTGTGATGGACTCTGTCCACAGATCATTCAAGGATGAGGATGGATATCTTTACATGTATTATAGCACTGAAAAAACCTTTGGCTCGTACATAATGTAAACTGTTGCACCCTTTACACTATTATGTCCAACTCTGACTTTGTTATGTAACTACGATCAAGAAAACCTTGTACAAATTTGTTACATGGCATGGAACATATCATTGATTGTTCTGTTCTGGATAACCTTGACAATACAATAAGTAATGTATGATTTTTTGTTGGGTTTCTTTCAAGGAGATACACGAGGAGATTTGGGACATTAAGTTATGAATAAAACCTTCAACTGAACCTTACCTTAAGATGATAGTTTTGTGGATATTTGCTCTTGCATATTTTTATCCAATATGGGGAAATttggaaaatataaataaaaagcaaaCCCATATGTGAAATAatcacatcatcatcttcaatctaAAAATCTTCATACAATaattgagtgttttttttttcttttttttttctttatatgctCTTCTTTCATATATTATTCAGACTCCAAACTCACTTATCTTcagaatttttaaatatattgccGAAACATTTGGTCAATATGGGTTGAGAGTGGATGGTCATTAATCCACAGGAAACAGTCCATAAGACCCTGTGTGGCAAAAATATGGATGTTTTCCATCATCTCTTTAGAGTTTAGACCACTATTTTGGTTGGTATTGTAAAACTCTATCTACTATGTTGGCCACTTTTCACTTGTTTAAGGCAAACGGGACACAAATGTTCGCCTTTCATATATTTGTCAGCCATTTGTAGTATATATGCTTTATCTAAGGGAAACttacactattttattttatcaatattcaATCCTTCTCTCTGTTTAATCTCATGGCCAAATCAGCTTGTTAAGCCTGTGCCGTATATCATGATTCTGTCTCGCTTCATATAATTAAAAGCGAAACCCTTAACGCCCTCGTTCTTTTTAAAAACATGAAGAAACATAAAGAATGCCC from the Vigna angularis cultivar LongXiaoDou No.4 chromosome 3, ASM1680809v1, whole genome shotgun sequence genome contains:
- the LOC108325269 gene encoding autophagy-related protein 8i, with the translated sequence MGGSSSFRDEYTFEQRLEQSREIVAKYPDRVPVIVERYAKCDLPELEKKKYLVPRDLSVGHFIHILSSRLSLPPGKALFVFVKNTLPQTASVMDSVHRSFKDEDGYLYMYYSTEKTFGSYIM